GTGGAACGAGATCCAATGTTACAAACGAGATCGGCAAAAGAAAGGACTTAAAGCGAAGTGAAACTGAGGTTGATATGTGTtaagctctctctagggtttttgctgggttttttccttttttgatcTCCTCCTCTTATAGTCGATTTAACTTGAATTCTTCTCAACGTCTCTGCGATCTTCGGACGTCGATATCAGCCTGTTAGAAGTGTTTTATCTGAGCTGGGCCTTATTTCCATAACGGGACGTGTGATAGATTCTCATCCTCATTCTGTTTTATGTCATTTTCCTCGTTTATGGGTCTGCCCTCTGTTCGGCCGATGTTGAGCTTGAATGGACCGATTTTGGGTCCAACAGTTACCATTTATCTAAATATTTGTTCGatacaataataaaatacatattaatCAACCTGGTTTTGCATACCAGTTATAATGGTtggataaatatatatagttttttagtaattaaacccctcaactaaagatgaaacgtaaaaaaaacctcaactaAAAATCCTGTGGAGTAAACCCTCAACTTTAATTTCGTTAATGTATGTTACCCTGCGTCTAAAAAACCGTAACGGAGGATAACATACGTTAACGGTTTacaagttgagggtttataatgttgaaaacttagttAAGGGGTTTTCTTACGtatcaaaaatagttgagggggttttatcactaaaagtcattaaatgttttaaaatatttattatcatttatacattggTTTAGATTGATTTATTAGcctttaaactaatttatatatttaatacattaatttattataaaattaatttaaacaacctaaattaataattttcaacacTACTTCAACTTAATATaacttcaaaaaattaaattatttgatatttggcaataatgatataagaaaatttgtgtgtttatatcgtcattgtcaaatatttaataatttaaagtttctaagttatattaagttttaagtAGTGTCAAAGATAATTCATCCATGAACTCAATAATATTAGATTATTTTATCCTAACAAATAGCAGaatttgtaaaaaattataaaatcattgcGAAACCGTATTAATCAtatgtaaaagtattaaaatatttactaagctttataaatcagttataaaataatgcattaaaatttataaataagttttaaaggcttataaatcaatctaaaacaatgcataaataataataaagattttaaaacatGACTTTTTgtgataaaacccctcaactatttttgaatcgtaaaaaaatctctcaactaagttttcaacattataaaccctCAATTTGTAAACCGTTAACGTATGTCACCCTCCGTCACGGTTTTTTAGACAGAGGGTAACCTATTTTAACGGAATTAAAGTTGAAGATTTATTTCACATGATTTTTCAGTTGAaggtttttttacgattcatctttagttgatgggtttaattactaaaaatcttttaaagaaaacaaaaggtgCATGAAATTTTTTAGGTGAATGAAGTCTTTTGTAGCTCTTTTCAAATATGTTGTGATCAGTCTCTTTTGGTTTGTCTAACTCAATGAATCTTTTAATGTTCTAGCTAACGATGGTTCTCGGATTGGTGATCCTGATGTCACTCGTAGATGCAGAGCCGGTATAGGTCAATAGAATATGAATCTTGATTCTCAAATAAAAGAGTACGAGAAACGAAATAGAGGACACAAGTAAACGTAGTAATTTAAACAAAGAATTATATCAGGTATATGGTTTTGTACATAAACGAATAATCAAAGGAAAAGTGTCCAATCACAAGTCATAGAATGTTAGAATCGTATGAACTCACATTTTCACTAGCTAAAATGGGCCGCAATTTTGGGACTTATGGGCCGAGTTACGTAATACACGTACATTCAACTTTCAAGCACGTCACTCTTACTTAAGCGTAGTGAACAactcctcttcagtcttcagCTAACAAAAATCCTCATCCGTTTGACGCCTCTTAACTTCTTTGGATTATTATGCACGTAACTACTTCAAACTGTAAAGTATTaatacaataatattattaaatatattaaaatctataaagtgttaaaacaatattattattgaatacattacttaagtTGGGTTGttgtaataaaaatcaaaataacgTCAACATTGACTTGTTCACAGCTCAGACCATCACAGAGAAACGCAAGTCATCTCTAAACGCACGTTTCAAATCGCTAAAACTAACGTTTGAACACGCAACGATAAGTCTCTCTCCCGCGTGACCTCTAGCGTCTGCGTAACGCAGAGTCCTCCATTTGCAGAGCTTTCCTCCTTCCATCTCCGCCGCAACAATCTCTCCCGTCTCCGCCGCGTTATTCATATAAACCATATCTCCCACCGCGTTAAACACTATCGACGTTAACGGCCAATCAGAATCAATCCCTCTGAGTTTCTCCAAACACGCCGTAGGCATCGATCCAATCGATTCGAATTTGAGTTTCATCGGCGATTCGGTGGAAGCAACTTCCCACAGTTCGATTCCCGTCGGATTATCCTCGTCTCCGGTGACCCCCGCCATGAGTAGACGGTTACCGACGAATCCAATCACGCGCGAGTATAATCTACAGTCGCCGGGAGAGAAATCGAGAAGCTCCGTCCACGATTTCGTCTCTGGATCGAAGCAACAAGCAACACCGGATCTCTTCTCCGTCACGTACATCGTTTCCGCGCTGACCGCGACGGAAAGCCACGTGGACGACGCGGATCCCGAGAGGCACCGCGGCATCGATTCGCATCTCTCCCACGCTTCTTCGCCGGATTCGACGTCGAGCAGCTCCACGGCGAGTCTATCGTCCTCGAACTCGCACACGCCGCCGGCCACCATCAGACACCTTCCGACGACGGCGACGACTGGATCGATCCTCCAGACTCTCGGTGGCGCCACGTGTCGCCAGCTTAGGTGAAACGCGTCGACTGAGAAGGAGAGTTTCGCCGGGGAGAGCGCGTAGAGCAGCGTGGAGTGGGAGGATCGAGCAGCGGACACGTGTTCGACGGGAGATGCGGTTTTGAGCTCGATCCACTTTTCGGACTTGGGATCGTACGCCGTCGCCGCCAAGGTGTACGGCGAAAAAGTCCTCTGTTTGTAGACGAACAGCCACGGTGTGGACTTAAGGCGACGGAGGGAGAAGAAGACGGCGCGGTTCCAGGATTTGGACACGTGGCAAGCTGAATCGAGGTCGAGGAGGGGCAAGTTGGAGAGGATGGAGGCGAGTATGTCTGAGTCTATAgaacattcttcttcttcttctccgttcTTATTCTTATCCTCCATCAAATGCGATTCTGATAATAATGCACAAGTGATAGGCCTTTTATGAGTTAGGAGGAGAAGTTGGTCACCTACGAGCATTTATATagactttttgttttattcagGTCATTCTATCTATACGATAATGTCTTAATACATCCAATATACATTGAGGTGAAGAATTATGGTAGTATAATATTTACTACTGTATTGTCAGTATTTGAAATGAAATGATATAAAATGAGTTATTCCATCAAttgtgaaagttttttttttttttttttgtatttcacAAATTGAGGTGAAGAATTTTTTTGCTATTTCACACATTGAGGTGCATTGTCACCACAtttcacaaataaataaataaaatacaaaagaaatTATTTCACAACAAATTTGATTAGAAAtgaatgaaataaatatatatcattcaTGTTATCTATTTCGCTGTCAGTGGTAAATGATACATAAatagaatacataaaaatagattaaattcATTTCATTCGTTTGTCATCAAATTTATCATGAatactttttttcattttatctatttatttttaaaattggtgAAATAACTATTgggtaaataaaaatagaaattatttagttttatcaatttcatttcattaaaggtaaataactaaaatattgaaattgGTGAAATATCTCATTCCATATAGACCATATCATTCCAGTTGCAGTCAATAatttttattccatcaatttttaaacatatttatcAGTTACAATTTTCGATCCTATCGTAGTAAAAATGGAAGTGATTTCACCGTGAAAAAGGCAGTAAAACACTTGTGGTGGTGCTCAAGACAAATCAACGTACCATTATTTTACGTTCTCAAAATAGAATGAGTTCACAGATAAGACAAGTTAATCTACCAATTATTGTAGTACCTCAAATCTCAAAATAGAACAAGTTCACAATTAAAGGGAAGCAAGAAAAAAGTGCACAGACTAGCAATACAAGAATAGAGGTTTGTGTTTATATAGCGTAGTAAAAAAAGTCATATTATCTTATTACAATTCAAGTACAAATTAGGTTTATTTAGAAACATATATAGCAATTTCTTAAAAtagtttgtttggaaacatggattgtagttttaaaaggaaaagtttgtttgaaaacatggattgcagtttaaaaaaaagtttgtttggaaacatagattgtaatttttaaaaaatagatttgtttggaaacatgaatatcAGTATATTAAGAGAGAAAAAAGTAactggtttatatttttaagaaaatttggaaGTCCATTATATTATGAGAAACTATCTATCTGGTACCTAATCAAGTTCGGTTCAGGTCTGTTTGAGTTTCGGGTTTCTGTGGTTAAAGATTTCAACCTCATtctaatatttctaaattttagttTGGGTCCGTTTCGGAtttttgcgggttcggttcgagttcggataacccatttaaattacttctaaaattcattatatatttatatactttaaatttctcaaaaactataaacaaaataatatattaaatagaaatttgaataacatatgtcagaatagttatcttaacatataaattattttagttcaaatatttggatagagaatcaataattattttaagtgtttttggtgttttaagtatacttttactattttatatatttactattgattaattgtatatattttcaagtatttaaaccagcttaaaaatatcatatatattctagatgtttttatatatattaaatct
This region of Brassica napus cultivar Da-Ae chromosome C5, Da-Ae, whole genome shotgun sequence genomic DNA includes:
- the LOC106401949 gene encoding F-box/kelch-repeat protein At1g23390-like, giving the protein MLVGDQLLLLTHKRPITCALLSESHLMEDKNKNGEEEEECSIDSDILASILSNLPLLDLDSACHVSKSWNRAVFFSLRRLKSTPWLFVYKQRTFSPYTLAATAYDPKSEKWIELKTASPVEHVSAARSSHSTLLYALSPAKLSFSVDAFHLSWRHVAPPRVWRIDPVVAVVGRCLMVAGGVCEFEDDRLAVELLDVESGEEAWERCESMPRCLSGSASSTWLSVAVSAETMYVTEKRSGVACCFDPETKSWTELLDFSPGDCRLYSRVIGFVGNRLLMAGVTGDEDNPTGIELWEVASTESPMKLKFESIGSMPTACLEKLRGIDSDWPLTSIVFNAVGDMVYMNNAAETGEIVAAEMEGGKLCKWRTLRYADARGHAGERLIVACSNVSFSDLKRAFRDDLRFSVMV